A single genomic interval of Psychroserpens sp. NJDZ02 harbors:
- a CDS encoding helix-turn-helix domain-containing protein: MINNAEFSKRLQTIIDYYSESASSFAEKIGVQRSSISHILSGRNKPSLEFVMKVLSFFPEVELYWLMNGKGEFPKTEIQNDIKQVAPISKNEDQNLFSNSEKTESLNTPNSELVKNISRNSSDGKIIERIVIFYSDGSFSNYDNS; encoded by the coding sequence ATGATAAATAACGCCGAATTCTCTAAAAGACTACAAACAATCATCGATTACTATAGTGAAAGCGCGTCTTCTTTTGCCGAAAAAATAGGTGTTCAACGCTCTAGTATTTCACATATATTATCTGGTAGAAATAAGCCTAGTTTAGAATTTGTAATGAAGGTTCTCTCCTTTTTTCCGGAAGTAGAATTGTATTGGTTGATGAATGGAAAAGGAGAATTTCCAAAAACTGAAATCCAAAATGACATAAAACAAGTGGCTCCTATTTCTAAAAATGAAGACCAAAACTTATTTTCAAATTCAGAAAAAACAGAATCTCTAAATACACCAAATTCTGAATTAGTAAAAAATATAAGTCGAAATTCTTCCGATGGAAAAATTATTGAACGCATCGTCATTTTTTATTCCGACGGTAGTTTTTCAAATTATGACAATTCGTAA
- a CDS encoding T9SS type B sorting domain-containing protein: MIGAPNYITPNGDTYNDYWKIFGLSYNFYNEATIDIYNRYGKLLYTIDLDSNKKD; the protein is encoded by the coding sequence ATAATAGGTGCCCCAAACTACATTACCCCCAATGGAGATACCTATAATGATTATTGGAAAATCTTCGGATTGTCTTATAATTTTTACAACGAAGCAACAATAGATATTTATAATAGATATGGAAAACTATTATACACTATAGATTTAGATTCAAATAAAAAAGACTAG
- a CDS encoding DNA topoisomerase IV produces MKLKFLYLLLLPTLFSCYNVERKCKDFKTGRFYSEVKVADKIYKSTFTRTENLQVEIYDGKIDSSQVRWVNDCEVIYRTINPKNMAERKDVHLKILTTTDSSYTFEYSYVGEINKQKGIAYKKD; encoded by the coding sequence ATGAAACTTAAATTTTTATACCTATTATTATTGCCTACATTATTTAGCTGTTACAATGTCGAGCGTAAATGCAAAGATTTTAAAACAGGACGATTTTACAGTGAAGTAAAAGTAGCCGACAAAATATATAAATCCACTTTTACAAGAACCGAAAACTTACAAGTCGAAATTTACGATGGTAAAATTGACAGCTCTCAAGTAAGATGGGTTAATGATTGCGAAGTTATTTACAGAACCATTAACCCGAAAAACATGGCAGAACGCAAAGATGTTCATTTAAAAATATTAACGACAACAGATTCGTCTTATACTTTTGAATATTCTTATGTTGGAGAAATTAATAAACAAAAAGGAATTGCATATAAAAAAGATTAA
- a CDS encoding T9SS type B sorting domain-containing protein, giving the protein MYFLFKKKPVLLNVILLLLSTFAIAQNETNNWYFGDKSGIDFNQGTVEILNNGSINTPAGCSTISSPTGELLFYTNGFTVWNKNHEIMANGSGLASDTNNTQTSIIVPKPGDENTFYIFCTRSTPGTDPLLTAGVFYSIVEFSDQSPLGQVTIKNSRINSSSTERITAIHDYQNDAIKIIAFGSATALPDAIKDTFFVFNLTENGLTYPSTRSTVLPTLSASGAMKISPNGETVCVADYEGRYLYFYHFDIANSSFTHLFTISTDLFGISIKPYGVEFSQDSKHFFYTGHTSGTSFLFQLKVNISNQEEEEEDLDNRIILDSSSDYSHGSLQLATNGKIYVSHFFNNGDDLMASNSISVINDPGNEDHEVDFQLLSLNLESGNSYKGLPNFISSFFRNRIITKDRCVDQIFDFSIEAYDEIDSVVWDFGDGTTSSTSTPTHQYTTAGEYVLKATISINNDLTTVYKQIKVFPLPQMAEGQTISNCDIDNDQTSFFNLNDSFSFIDNPRDIEFQQVFYNSLLDAENNENPIDHSEIYENTQNPEQIFVKNINPDNCSSISSFFIETSYTILDPIDTMVVCEDSDDILSNNQGTFNLRTKSNAIRNQFGLSENYTLLYYTSLQDAQTNTNAIHLYYDTVSTTIWIKITTDLEECFGIAPIELIVNDSIAIDLEDSYTICTNNRQNPIILDGLNTNNTWHWEDSNGNILSTDRLFEINRAGIYTITVSKNQNGIVCLLSKSFEVLDAETPAFNEIVAENNSISVLIDGNSSYEFSIDNYVYFSSNNLHIFKNLSPGIYTVYVRDKYNCEPSIQTEVSLIGYPNHITPNGDNYNDIWKIHGLSDSFYNKVNINIFNRFGKLLHTMNLQSNQEGWNGTYNETPLQSTDYWYKVELTDKNNNISIKTGHFSLVN; this is encoded by the coding sequence ATGTATTTTCTTTTCAAAAAAAAACCCGTATTATTAAATGTAATACTCCTTTTATTATCAACGTTTGCCATAGCGCAAAACGAAACTAACAATTGGTACTTTGGAGATAAATCTGGTATAGATTTTAATCAAGGAACAGTTGAAATACTCAACAATGGAAGCATTAATACTCCTGCTGGTTGTTCAACTATTTCTTCTCCAACTGGCGAATTACTATTTTATACAAATGGATTTACCGTTTGGAATAAAAATCATGAAATAATGGCTAATGGTAGTGGCTTAGCATCAGATACAAATAACACACAAACATCCATTATAGTTCCAAAACCTGGTGATGAAAATACTTTTTATATATTTTGCACACGATCTACCCCAGGAACAGATCCTCTTTTAACCGCTGGAGTATTTTATTCAATAGTCGAGTTTTCAGACCAATCCCCTTTAGGACAAGTCACAATTAAAAACTCAAGAATAAATAGCTCTTCTACCGAAAGAATCACAGCCATACATGATTACCAAAATGACGCAATCAAAATAATTGCTTTTGGTAGTGCTACTGCTTTACCTGATGCTATTAAGGACACCTTCTTCGTATTTAATTTAACCGAAAACGGACTTACTTACCCATCAACACGCTCTACTGTATTACCAACTTTATCAGCATCTGGTGCAATGAAAATTTCACCAAATGGTGAAACTGTTTGTGTAGCAGATTATGAAGGCCGTTATTTATATTTTTATCATTTTGACATAGCAAACTCAAGTTTCACTCATCTTTTCACTATAAGTACCGATTTATTTGGAATTTCTATTAAACCTTATGGCGTAGAGTTTTCTCAAGATTCTAAACATTTTTTTTATACAGGGCACACGTCAGGAACTAGCTTCTTATTTCAACTTAAGGTAAACATATCTAATCAAGAAGAAGAGGAAGAGGATTTAGATAACAGAATTATATTAGATTCTTCTTCTGATTATTCTCATGGATCATTACAATTAGCTACTAATGGTAAAATTTATGTTTCTCATTTTTTTAATAATGGTGACGATTTAATGGCTTCTAATTCCATAAGCGTAATAAACGATCCCGGAAACGAAGATCACGAAGTCGATTTTCAACTTTTATCGCTAAACTTAGAATCTGGTAATTCCTACAAAGGACTACCAAATTTTATTTCTTCCTTTTTTAGAAACAGAATCATTACTAAAGATAGATGTGTTGACCAAATTTTTGATTTTTCTATTGAGGCCTATGATGAAATCGATTCAGTAGTTTGGGATTTTGGAGATGGCACAACATCTAGCACCTCTACTCCAACCCATCAATATACTACAGCAGGCGAATATGTATTAAAAGCCACTATTTCAATCAATAACGACTTAACAACAGTATACAAACAAATAAAGGTCTTTCCTTTACCTCAAATGGCAGAAGGACAAACAATATCAAATTGTGATATAGATAATGATCAAACGTCTTTTTTTAACCTAAATGATTCTTTTAGTTTTATAGATAATCCGAGAGATATTGAGTTTCAACAAGTGTTTTACAATTCTTTATTAGATGCAGAAAATAATGAAAACCCCATAGACCATTCTGAAATTTATGAAAACACACAAAATCCTGAGCAAATATTTGTAAAAAATATTAATCCTGATAACTGTTCCTCTATAAGTTCTTTTTTTATAGAAACATCGTATACGATTTTAGATCCTATTGATACTATGGTTGTTTGTGAAGATTCTGATGACATATTATCAAACAATCAAGGAACTTTTAATTTAAGAACTAAGAGTAATGCTATTAGAAATCAGTTTGGGTTATCAGAAAACTATACTCTCCTGTATTACACCAGTCTACAGGATGCCCAAACAAACACTAATGCAATACATCTTTATTATGACACTGTATCGACAACCATTTGGATTAAAATTACAACAGATTTAGAAGAATGTTTTGGTATCGCTCCTATAGAACTAATTGTAAACGATAGTATTGCTATAGATTTAGAAGACAGTTATACAATTTGTACAAATAATAGACAAAATCCCATAATCCTTGATGGTCTTAACACAAACAATACATGGCATTGGGAAGATAGTAATGGAAACATATTATCTACAGATAGGCTTTTTGAGATTAATCGTGCAGGCATATACACCATCACAGTTAGTAAAAATCAAAACGGCATAGTTTGTCTACTCTCTAAGAGTTTTGAGGTGCTTGATGCTGAAACACCTGCTTTTAATGAAATAGTTGCTGAAAACAACAGCATATCTGTTTTAATAGATGGTAATAGCTCATATGAATTTTCGATAGACAACTACGTCTATTTTAGCAGTAACAACCTTCATATCTTCAAAAACTTAAGCCCCGGCATATATACTGTTTATGTTAGAGATAAATACAATTGTGAGCCATCTATACAAACAGAAGTATCGCTAATAGGCTACCCAAATCACATTACCCCCAATGGAGACAACTACAATGATATCTGGAAAATACATGGACTATCAGATAGTTTTTACAACAAAGTTAATATAAACATATTTAACCGATTTGGGAAATTATTACATACAATGAACCTACAATCCAACCAAGAAGGTTGGAATGGGACATACAACGAAACTCCTTTACAATCGACAGACTACTGGTATAAAGTTGAACTAACAGACAAAAACAACAATATTTCTATTAAAACAGGTCATTTTAGCCTTGTAAATTAG
- a CDS encoding TerC family protein, giving the protein MLDFITSSDAIFALITLTFLEIILGIDNIVFISIAANKLPEEQRSKVTNIGLLLAMVQRIILLFFVSFLVGLSEPFYKLDFSWLYLEISWQALILFFGGLFLIYKSTSEIREKVETPTHDEDEIKGKVIKSFNQAIVQILILDFIFSIDSILTAVGMTNGLSEHHNYNLILMIIAVVISITIMIAFANKIRLFIDNNPSIQILGLSFLILIGFMLITEAAHLSNTTFFGNTVGAIPKGYLYFAIAFSLLVEFLNQKVSKKK; this is encoded by the coding sequence ATGTTAGACTTCATAACTTCCAGCGACGCTATTTTCGCATTAATCACATTAACGTTTTTAGAAATAATTTTAGGAATAGATAATATTGTATTCATATCTATTGCGGCCAATAAACTTCCGGAAGAGCAACGCTCTAAAGTAACTAACATTGGATTATTATTAGCGATGGTCCAACGTATTATTCTATTGTTTTTTGTGTCTTTTTTAGTTGGCCTTTCTGAACCTTTTTACAAATTAGATTTTAGCTGGCTTTATTTAGAAATTAGCTGGCAAGCCCTTATTCTATTTTTTGGAGGTTTATTTTTAATATACAAATCCACCTCTGAAATTAGAGAAAAAGTAGAAACGCCAACACATGATGAAGACGAAATAAAAGGAAAGGTTATAAAATCATTTAATCAAGCTATAGTGCAGATATTAATCCTAGACTTCATCTTCTCTATAGACTCTATTTTAACAGCTGTAGGAATGACTAATGGCTTATCAGAACACCATAACTACAATTTAATATTAATGATCATAGCAGTTGTTATCTCGATAACTATAATGATTGCTTTTGCTAATAAAATTAGACTTTTTATAGACAACAACCCCAGCATACAAATACTAGGTTTATCCTTTTTAATTTTGATTGGATTTATGCTAATTACTGAAGCAGCACACTTATCAAACACTACTTTTTTTGGTAATACTGTTGGCGCAATACCGAAGGGGTATTTGTATTTTGCAATTGCTTTTTCTTTACTTGTAGAGTTTCTTAATCAAAAAGTAAGTAAAAAGAAATAA